Within the Telopea speciosissima isolate NSW1024214 ecotype Mountain lineage chromosome 4, Tspe_v1, whole genome shotgun sequence genome, the region GCTCAATTGAGGCTGCAACCTAGCCTGGATCGACCCTACCTCAAGCCTAAAAATCTCAACCCTAGCCTAACCCGTGGACTAAAAAAGCCCAACCCAGACCATGTCGGGCACAGGGTGGGTTTGGCTCTCCGACCAAACTACACACCAACGCATTACATTCTCCTCCCTTTAATAGAGAACAACACTACAGGAACTATTGGAGAAAGCTGAACCCACAACGAAAAACCATAAAGAGAAGCGAAACAAAATGGGCCGCAAAGGACCACCATCACAGGAAGAATTGTATCCATGTTGTTTCTccccccttattttttttaactactTTAGTTTTAATCATTTGTCTATGTAGCCAACCCCAaaaagttgggataaggcttggatGTTCTTGTAAAGGACCATCatcacacggtctggtttatgAGGGACCACCACCAATGCACAAATATTGTACACAACCCAAAATGGGAAAGGTTAGGGTTGGTTGGGCTTCAGAAGCGAATTTCTTCATCATTCCATAGGTGCATTACCCTTGAACCTGCGGTTAAAAATCGTTAGAATACTTAATCTAATATGATTAAGAAAATCAAGATTTGAACAAATAATGTGTCACAATTATTCAATAAGTGATTCTGATAAAATTGAGTAGGTAAACCTTGGCGAAACAGTTAAGTTACGCTATTACAACCATCATGTTGCCGGTTCGGCACTAGAAAACGCATTTGACCTCTACTCTTGGAAAAGCAAATCCATCAAAGTATTTCCATTTCACATCCCAAAATATCTATACATTtgttaaaaaggaaaatttttatcATACACGGAAATAAGGTGCACATCAATGGGAATGAGATTTCATTAAATAGGAACAATTTCAGCACTTCCTACAACTATAAAACCAACCTTGTATCCAAGTTTACTTCCATACAATACTACAAGGGATTGACCACAGCGAAAATCCATGACATTTTATTACATGCTTTGAATCATTCTAAATTCATAGGAGTAAACCAAAGTAAGCTAGCAGAATGACCTCAAAAACCAAAACAACCCCAAACTTGAATGAAGATTCCCTTGAAGATCCACTATCGAAAGGATTATTATCCACAAGGGGTTGCTGTTGGTAATTACCCACCCCACCAAAAGGCTGTGGTTGGTTCACTGAAGAGAATGGCTGGTTAATTGCCACTGCCTGTTGAGGTGGTTCTTCATAACCCACCTGCCCTTGTGGTGCCTGTGGCAGCTGATCAGGAACTCCAACACCCACAGGTCCAACACCTACTGGAACTGGGAGCTGAGGAACTCCTTGTGGTGCCTGTGGCAGAGGAACTCCACCTAGAGCTCCCACTGAGCCTGCTGGAAGCAACTGCCCTGTTTGGCTGGGCGCAGGTTGCCCAAATGGAGCATTGTTCTCAATAGGCTTTGCAAATGGAGGAGTTTCAGGAGCCAATCCAGGAGACCCAATTGATCCACAATTCTGATTAGCTTGTGGGTTGTCACTTGCCTTCCATGCCAAATTCCCATCTTTGTCTATCAATCTCATGTCACCACTGTCCACCAACTCCAATGTCTGCAAAAAGTTATTAGCATTTGCATTTGTGTTCCACATAGAAGTGCTCCCATCAAAGACCTCAAGACCCTGATCATCAAACACCAAGCTACAAGTATTTACACTGCTCACTGGAACACAATCCGATTCCCACATACTCTGCCCTGCTTCCTGCACTTGAATGTAACAGAAATCATTGCCAAAGCCTCCGGCGCCGAGCACGGTTGGCCGTCGGAGTAGGAAAGCTGCGTATTTCCCTGAAGGAGAGGTTAGGAATAGTTGAGATGGACCGGAAGAAACTAATGTTGTTGGGTTTGTTCCATCGTGTTGTTCTGGAGGAAGGCTTGCGAGGATTTGTTGCTTCACTGTCCTGTCTATGGTTCCAGCAGGAACCAGGGCTTGAACAAGGGAGACAGATGATGAGAGGAGGATTAGAAGAGACAGGAAGAGGCTTGTCTCTTGGGTTTTCTGGTTCTTCATCTTTTGAGTTGAATATCACTGCAAGAGCTCTGTTGTGTTGTGTTTTTGTATTCTCTGATTGGTGGTGGATGTGCTGCTGCTTCTGCTGCTCTTTGGAGGGTTAAATAGGGAAGGATTTCATCATATGAACTTTCTGAGTTTCGTTAATCCGAGTAGGAGCAGTTGAGAGGTGACGAGGAAGATGATGATCGATGAAGCTGATGAAGGATTCAATTGACTAAGAGAAATTtaactaaacccaaacaataggtaagggtgtcaatccgttcggttcaagatacaaattataaaaaccaaaatcacaCCAAACCGAGAATAGGCACACATTTTCAAAATGAGTTGGTTCAATACGATTTCAGTTTACTCGGTTTCATATTtggttttttattcaattttaattcagtttagGTCCTATTTTAAGTGTTTGGGTCAAAATCTTTTACATTTTCATCAGCAAAAATATCCTTATTTGTTAGGGTCATAATTCATCAAacttatttttagggttttttttcatatatcccccttgaggtttgatgtaattataaaaatattttttaattttgaaaaattctatgtGCCCCCTTGAGATTCTTAAAAGTTAATTTTATTCCGTTTGTCTAAGTCTAATAGTGTTAAATTCAAAAGGTGAATTGACAAAAATGCTtttacaagaaaaaataaaaaaaaaacctgcaactcatctttctcAAACGATTTGAGTAAAAAACGATTTGaaaaagatgagttgcaggtctGAACACCATTGAGTTCTTGAGGTTTTGGGTGTGGATTCCAACAATTTTATAGACAGAGATACACACACAAGAATCATCAGAGGAGGAAGTGATGAAGCGAAAGCTTGACACTGACGAAGATCCGGCGGTGGATGccgagaagacgaagaagaggaagggagacTTGGAAGAGAAGCAGCGTCAGGAGACAGGGTTTGAAAGATCGAGCGATTTGTGTGTCAAAATCGGTTATTTTTATGAACCCTAGTAATTTTTTACTGGAAATCATCCATGTATCAATCTCAAAtcgaaataaaaaatcaacaagACTGAGATTTCCTTCCAAACCCTGTCCGATTctcgttttgttttttggttcttttctcTCATTAGCGAGTGTTTTCAGTTTCAGAAGGAGATTAAGAAATGGAGAGAGGCAAAACCACAAAGGGAACAGGAGGGAGACGAGGTGGTGACAAGAAGAAGGCAGTTTCGGTGGGGTTACCATTGCTAGCAGTGGTGTTCTTCCAAATATCCACACTGTCTTGATGCCCAAGAAGACTGAGAAGGCTTCTCAATCCTAATCTCCCAAGATGGTCGCTGCTTAGAACCTAGAAAATTTAAGCCAGCAAAGCTTAGATATTATGCTCTGTAATCAGAAATGTTTTTATTTGGTTAATGGAAAATTAGATCTTTTGCCAGTTCAAATTCTGTCATTTTGGTTTTGAAGTCTGTTCTCCCACTAGTTTCTGATTTTGTTTTCCTTGCAAAATTGTTGGAATCTAGGCTCAAAACCTCAAAAGCCCAATGGTGttcatacctgcaactcatctttcccataCGATATGGGGGGAGATGAgttgtagggttttttttttcttcttataagggcatttttgtcagtttacccttgattttaacattgttaaacCTAGAATAACGGAATGAGGGCATCTGTTATCTGTTAAGAATTTCAGGGGGGCacacagaatttttcaaaactgaggaATGTGTTCATAATTacatcaaacctcaggggtacatgaaaaaaaccttttttttatatattaaaaaagaatagaatttAGCATCCACATTtgattgaaatattaaaaaataattttattttattcgaTTTGAAAATAGGTTATTTGGTTCAAATTAACGGTTTTAATCATAAAACCGAAATCAAACTGAATCGAGAAAAGACTTCAACTTTTGAAATAAAACCGAATCGATTTGCTTTGGATCGATTCGGTTCAATTTTAAGATTAGGTTTTCTCTGTGTAGATGATACTAGAGACTTAGTGGTTCATGGTTTACAAATCAATTCAAACGTTACACACCTTGAATTTAGTTTTCTGGTGAAGCGAACGTATAAATGCTGTTGGTAGCCCTATAAAATATGGGGCAGTTCAAACTTTTTACAGAGTGTAGTAGGCCTAACTAATGCAATAACAATATGTTCTAACACACATTGATCAATTAGATTAGCCAGATTAAGAAACTATAAAGACTGACTGGATATAAGAAATAAATTATAGATACTGTAGAGATTATGAGAATGTAACACATTTTGGGAGTcggcaaagaaaataaagtcaAAAAGTTCCAACTAAGGTGGACAAGGATGTCATATGTTTGGCATGCAGGAATATTAACTATTCAGTCAACCTGATTTGGCCACGTGGAGGGTTGAGGTGGGTCACGCCTCAACTGTCATATTGATGATGACGTATAATGTAGACTGTTTACTTTATACATGTGATATTTTATTGAACTGAATCGAGATTCTCTACCCACATGGGGTGTTACTTCACATGGATCTCATCGTCTATGGGGGTATGATACCCACCTTTGATGCGTACGAAATCCACATCTCATGGACGGTGAGAACCATGTGGACTGACATCCCATGTGGGGAACTGATCCCAACTAATTTGAGCCAAAAAACGTTTCAAAATTGCCTTAATATTGGATCATCCCATTAATAAACGGAACAATATTGGGATTTGCTTTTAGTACCAAATAATAAATGGAATAGAACAATTTTAAGATAGGATTCCCAATAGTATCAGTACCAGATGGAATTGGAACCACTAGAACCATTTCAAAGGATATATTTCAAGTTCTTGTGTTGTTTTATGGATGTAGTTTGATGTATTTGAATGGTATTTTCTCTTATGAAGGTTTCAAATGGACCTTTAGTTCTTGTTCAGTGAGGGTAGTAAAACATATATGTGCTTGTTTATTTGGTCATCATTAATTCTCGAATGTAGATATAGAAGTTCAATAAacttctttaccaaaaaaaaaataaaaattcaacaaacttcttttccctttttttcaacCATTTTAATAActatttataaagcataaaaccaGCACACAGTTTAtttacatcatttttttttggaacgtAAAATTGAAATTGGACTTGGACTTAGTAAGGAAGGAGTCTGTATTTACTCCCCATGTCGGGAAGGTTCACATCTCATCCGCACCGTCTATGAGATATGGATCCTACACACCAAAGGTGGGTCTCACATCCCGTGTACGGTGTGAATGTGGTGGGGACCATCCCACGTGGGGAGCGGATGCAGACCCGAAGAAGTGGATCCCATACCCCTTGTAAGGTGTGGATGGTACGGGGAGCGTCCTTACGTGAGGAGCTATGAATGCTCCTGGTACCCATCCATCACATTAGTCCTGGCACCCTCGGCGTCTTATGATGCACTAAATTCACTGGACAGCTAAGATTGCTCCTGGTCGGCTTCAAACCttgctttcctttctttttgccTGCACCTAATTCATGGTTTTTGCGTATTCTAGGAACCAGCTTTCTCCACTTGACCTCCAACAAATCTCTGTCTTCTTGGGATAATTTAGCTGCCTTATTGATTTTACTATTGTTACGCATTAGAGGCGGCGAGCCTTGCTGCCTTTCAGGCTGTGAATGTGGATTCTTGATGTTGGTTTCACTATAATTATGCACTTTGGAAAAGCATTGCTGGGATTCAAGCTGTAAAAGCTGAGGCAGTACTTGGCTATTGGTTTTACCATCTTCATTCACTGGGGATGAAACTTGCTGGGTTTTAGGCTGTAAAAGCTGAAGTGAGACCTTGCTATTGGGTTGACCATTAATATTCACAGTGGATGAAGTTCTATGGGTTTCAGGCTGTAAATGCAGGGAATTAATATGCATTGGGGATGAGCTTTGATGGGTTTCAGGCTGTAAAATCAGGGCTTTGGTATTGATTTGACCATTATTAAGCACTTGTAATGAGCCTCGCTGGGTGACAGTCCGTAAAAATAGAGCATTACGTGTTGGAGATCGAACAGGCATGTGTAGCTTGAATCCATAGTCTCTGGGTCTTACATGGCTGATCAGACGGTGAAGCCATGTTACCAGTTCGATGATACATAGATCTGTCTTCTCCCTATCTGCATGGTAGAGTGTCTGAAGACGCAATGGATTATTAGGTGCAGATGTTCTCTTGTTGAACTCAGAACTACAAGTCAATAAGAATAATTGTCAAACCAATAGAGATAGGATGCAGTTTGTCTATTTTTCCCAACAGCAAAAGAAATGGTGTTTGATTCAAAAAGAAACATATGAAAAACAAACAATGGGGCATGGGAGAAAGCAGGAAGAAAATAACAAGGGAAAACTAAAATTTGAATCTCAACTGACCAATTGTTTGCCCATTCTCCAACCCAGCCAAAAGCTTTATGTGCTCTGATTTGGATTGCCACAAgtcaaaaagaaaacaaagaaaagcatATGAATATAAGCTTTGAAGCAAAAAGTCACTAGAATAAAAAGAAGGCATCTACTTAATTgccaaaaaaatagataaataacgAAAGATGGCAAAGCAACTGGTATATGTTCATAACAGGACTTAGTTAATTAGCCAAATAATAAACATACACATAATGCAGGGTAAGAGAACTTCCATTGACCTACTTGTTTGTATTTGCAGCTACAGGCACAAGCCACTTAAGTATTTTTTCCAGCTCATCTTTGATCTGCGCAATTGTGAGCTGCAAGCATGCAAATGGAGTTGCAGATATAAATATACTGTGCAAGAGAGAGTCttaaggtttaaaaaaaaaaaagtcaatcccTATGGTTCTCTTTGttctaatttaaaatatattccTGAAAAATAATTGCAATTTATAAATTTTAACATAgttttttacctttattttcCGTTGGATATGAGTAAGAAGCATATTTAAACATGATTATGTGAGAAAAAGAACCTATCGATATGGTGGTAGTGGAGTCCTCCATGAGTGCCAAAAGTATCAATGATCGAGATACCATCACTATTTTGGTAAGAAAAAAATCCTGAATTTTAAAATGGATGTTGTTTTCAAATCTTTTGTATTGCATTTcagtaaaataaaattccaattttttattcCTTGTATAATTTTGTATCGGACTTCAACAAATTCTGTAAAATATTTTACGAAAAAACAAACACAGCTATGGGAATAGCTACGTTTCCAGTTTCTCTATGTACTAAGGCATGCAATAAAAATTTTCCATGTATGCCATCTTTATCTGTCCTTGCATGTTCATACAGGCATGCACTTTAGGGAACCAAACCTTCTAATGCTTAAAAGCCAATCCAGTACATGGTGGAATGACTTGTTTACAGGAGATGAAGTTTACCTAAATGAAGCATACCTCTTCCTTGGCCTGAAATGGCTGTAACTGAGAACGTAGAACTGTTTTAACACTGGGCGGCAGTGCATGATACAGTGTATCCCTTGCATTAGGAGGAAGAGAACTTGGCCGAGCCACCTAGCAAACAAAGATAAATAGATTAGAGATAACTATCAGAATGCAGAATGAAAACCTCTTGGTTTAAGACAAGCACATCTCCAACCATTCAGAAAATATAGTTTTTGTTGTGAAATAACTATTATTTTGTCAAAGGACCAAAAAATTTCTAAGGAGTGCAGAGTGTCTATCATTGCAAACACAAACAAGTattttgaataagaaatttccatttttaatattttcccagagaaaaaaaaaagcgaaacagaagaaaaatacGGAAAGAATCAAGGGGGGATAGATTAAAATCAACAACTTCTTTTAGTTGAATATGGAACATCATGGATGTAATTGAAAGCTGAAGAGCCAGACAAGCTTGAAAGATAActaaaccttatcccaactaaatggggccaGGTACATCAATCATGTTTTGCTATTTAACTATATTTTAAGTCATTCCTAAAGGGTTGAAATGCACCAACAAAAATCTTAGTAAGTTAATGAATTTGTGAAGCTAGCATACCATCAGCCTTAAGAGTGAAGTCAATAAAAAAAgaccaaccaaggaagaaagGAACCCCAAATCtaaataagaataagaaaaagaggaaTCGGCCAAGCTGAAAAACAGATACATGTACAAGGCTATAAGCTTAGTTATTTTCTTTAGAAAAAAGGATGCTTCTTCACTTATATGtttcttttatcatttttattaGTTGAATATTATTATGATTTTATGACACAAAATCATTATATTAAAATTCATAAAGTAGAAACACATGTCGCACAGATGCACTTTGCTCACCATTTCATtacttttgttggggggggggggtgttatcTTTTACTGCATCAACAAAAAGGTGACGACTGCCAAACTAGAAACTACTCTTCAAGTGCCCAGTAACAGTGGAACACAATACCCTGGAAGCTCTAATGCTTTCGAAACTCTAACCTAATAACCACTCAACTTATTCTCACTTTACTTCACATGATCTTTCTGGACCTACTTTGAATTTATTATATATTGTCTAACAGCCCTCGTCTCATGAGGTTTTCCTCATTTGACAACTACTCAAGCCCCCCAACATCCAACTCCAGTTCTCCAAAGGTCTGGATTAGATGTCTATTTCATCCTtaaaataaaccctaatttgCAGAAAAAAATACACACTTGGATTCCATACTCCCATCCTGCATCAGTTGTTCAATTTCAAAGTGGAATGATGTGATAGGCAGCTAGTATATTAAATAAAACTTGAATCCTGGTCATGGGGtaagaaattaattaaattcaTTAACTTTTGTGATTACTATCCCCTACAAATTTGCTTGTTCTCAGATGGTAAAATTGACAGTCAATGCCACAATATTTATATCCTGTCCAGTTAATAGATGTGTTATGTCCAACATGTCATTACCTGGTCCTGAGCACTAGTAATAATCATGTTCCCAGAATTATTTTATATGGAAAATAATGCCGCAAGACATTCAAGCTATCTGTTTAAATATGCATCCATACTTGTTGAGCTAAATTGAATGAGGCGCATTAATTGAATGTGGTTGACTGGTTGGTGCACAAAGAGGATGTTAGAGGTTACTCACGATAAGGATAGTGTCCCTATCGTGGTGTGTGTTGAGTTATAGAGCTGCGTTTTAAGTTATATTTCTTTTAGTTCTTTAGCTATTTACTTTCCTTATAATTAGACTTGTactcttagtaggtttcctGATAAGAGTCAATTAACTAACGTAATAAATGTTGGGATGGACCACGATAGGAGTATCCTGAATCCTATCATGGTCTAgtgttttccctttcttcttccatagagtattctctctctttatctttctcttcttctcttcttcaaacTTTCTAAGGACTGGTTATTAGTTTCTCTGTTGCTACAGAAGACAATTGAAAGATGGAAGTCAAGGTGGAATCATTAGAGAGTGTATGGACCATAAAGAGAAGATGTTAGTTACCTTTCCTTATTCTTCTAATAACGGACTGAAGCCATGAAATACTTTTGCTGGCTTGAGGATACACAATTAGATGATCTATGGATGCATAATGTTAAGGGTTTGAAGGTAACAGATGATTTCATCACCACTTCTGTATGCCAAAAGAATAGATTTTTAATGATGCAAGTATGtagttttgtttatttatttactttatatTTCACATCTCTCTGAACATTATATACTTGTCAACTCAGATTGATCCCTTCTCATACTTCATTTATATAGTATAATCTATACACCTAGATATTAGAATGACATTAGCAAACAAAAACCTATTTGAACAAATTGCAGGCAAAATGTTTTTTTGATTACAAATACCATAAGGAAAAGAACACCATAATTAGTTAAAGGTTGGTTATGAAAAAGAGAATTGGCAAGAAAATTAATACAATTTAATGCATGTTACCATCAAATGAGAGCCAAAAGAATGCTAGTGAGTGGCACATGTTATTCTGGATTGCACTTGATTATATGGTAATGGCTTtccttatttctatttttatttgatatggTAATAACTTtccttatttctatttttatttttttaacagaCACTACTATGACTTACACCCTGAACCCACAATTGAAGAGTTGTATGATCACCATTTTCACATGACGAAGTTAGAACCTGTAAATTCAGAAAATTTTTGTAGATATAACTGTAGAGCGTTATGCTCAAAAAAAGGAATGAAGGCATTTATATACTTACAATACGATCTATCTGACTGATGATGTTTGCGTAGTGTAATGCAAGACCACATACACCTAGTCTTTCAGATTTGTGAATTACATCCTTGCTAATCAATGCTGTACCTGCCATCATTGAACTGACATTATGGCGAAGAAAACAGCCACGGTAACAGAAGGGTCGAGGAATAGAAAATAGGATTTAAGATGGAAAATTGAAAAGCATTTGCAGATCAACTATAGTAATGATGCATTAACGCATTTGACTAATAATGTAAAATCATAGAGCTGTTTGGGTACTTGTCGGCTGAAAAGgcagcttttgtttcttgtaCCATGCCATCAAGAAGATGACGAGTAGGAGAAGAGGCCATAGACAAAACAGATAGTCGTAGATTTTTATGGTGGTATGAAACTCTCCAACTACCTCCATTATATCATGATTTTTAATATCCAACAACTGATCGTTTTTATAAACCAGGAACTTCTTTCTATAGAATGGCAGCTACAAGGACATCCAAAACGAAGAGATCGAGAAACTCATTCTTCTAATGCATGTAACTCAGTCCAGACTCCAGATGTGGTCACCAAGGAGCTCCAGACATATATCCATACAGTCTTATGAGCTTGATTTAGATCCCTTTGAGGAAAAGTTAATGAGGGAGTTGAACATGGTATGCCAGAAAATTTTAGAAtcataattcaaaattttaaaaggaattaattaatataaaattttgACTTACGATATTCCTGAATGAAACAAAAATTTCGACAATGATATTTTGTAATGTATAATTCCATATTTTACTAAATTTTAGAGGCAAATAGGTATCaccactccaaaaaaaaattgctaatATCTTGAATGAGTTTCTTAGGCAGCTCGGATAAGGTGTTTTTTTAAGTGTCCAAAAGGTGGATTATGCAAGGACGGAGGACCACAATAGAACTAACTCTTCTACAATTTTTACATACATGAAGAAAGTCAATAAGTTTCAAACAGGATGTGCACCAGAGGAAACACACTGTAGCTCTTGTAAAGATATCATTATTGATAAAATGCAGTCACTCCCTGGATGATGATGGGTTCAAATACTACATTTTATCTCCCCAAcacaataccaactacttatGATTGGATACAAAACTCTGCTCACAAATCCTCTTCCACCATCCACTCTATTTAGGGCCATATCTTCTGTTAACTGACAAGTATTCATGTCCTTTCCCACCATTTCAACCTAAGTCATTTTgctttcctcttttattttttttccccaatatCTTCAATTTGCAGATAGCGCCGGTCCACTGTGGTTTTCATTGCACATGGTTGAAGCATTGCAATGAATTGTTTCTCATCTTGCCAACCATTTTTGCTATTCCCAAAATCCCTCAAATGCTCATTTCTGATTTTGCCAATTATtgatctcaacatcttcatcttaGCTATGCTCATTCTATGTacattatgtttcttttttttccagCAGACAGTTCCCTAAATCATGGCTTGACTTACACTGTCTTATAAATTTACCTATAATATTGACGTAATTCATCAATCAGATAATACTGGTGAAGCACCTCATCACTTCATCCACCCAATTTAATTGTTTGGATGCCCATCTATACAACTCTAGTTTATGTGGATCTAGCATTGTTGTCTAGGCGACGCTAGGCACATCTATACAACTCTAGTTTATGTGGATCTAGCATTGTTGTCCTAGGCGACGCTAGGCGGGCACCTAGGccccttgttggtgtcaccttgcgtTCAGGCCTCCTCCAACACCTTCGGTTGCCTAGACACTGTGACAACTAGGGGATCTAGAATTGTAAATCAAAATAGAAGCACCAGGTGAAAAATCATAACCACTCATATTGCTTAGGATAGCGAATGAAAAACCACTAACTGAGCATTTCTACATGATGCCAAGGACTCAGTCCAGGGTTACTCTATGCGCCCCAAATCAGCAATGAGGAGTTCCTGACCCTACCTTATGGGGCTCAGTTTAATGTGCCACAACACCTTTGGCACTTGCCATCTTAAAATACTGTCCACGTGCTAATATTTTTTAGGTCCTTGCTGTTATTTTGCCaagtcaaaataaaaaactatgcGGGGTATGTTCACATCACCTCATGAATAGATTCAAGTTTGTGTTCATATAATGAGAAATAAGCCTAAAAGGCCATAACAGATTAACAGGGCAGAATTCTACATTGGCTCTGCTTGTCTCCAGGTACAAGATTCATAAAAAGGAAACTTTCCAAGTAAAATCCTTGACCTTTTGTATTGATTTTACTTGCAAATTTTACCTTTCCATGGCTTTTACCTGGAATGAAAAACAGAGACATATCAAATTGAATCTTGTTTGAATCTTGTTCATCATCCTTCACAAACACGTATTAGCCATACTAAAACTGCAATATATGGACTCCCGGCACCACTAAAGGAGAGAGATCCCAATATACTTTCTAAGAAAAGTGCACCTCAAGATAAGATAGCAGATGTTCCTATTCAAACCTTCGCAACTTTTACTTCGTGTTTTTCCTTCAAAAGGAGGTTAGCATCTATAATTATTGACTAGAAAGCAAATTCTTTTATTGTTTGTTTAGTTTTAATACACAAAAATGATGACTGATTGATTTAacattatttttatcccattgTACAAATCATCATTATCAGTCCATCCAGATATGATA harbors:
- the LOC122658955 gene encoding uncharacterized protein LOC122658955, with the protein product MKNQKTQETSLFLSLLILLSSSVSLVQALVPAGTIDRTVKQQILASLPPEQHDGTNPTTLVSSGPSQLFLTSPSGKYAAFLLRRPTVLGAGGFGNDFCYIQVQEAGQSMWESDCVPVSSVNTCSLVFDDQGLEVFDGSTSMWNTNANANNFLQTLELVDSGDMRLIDKDGNLAWKASDNPQANQNCGSIGSPGLAPETPPFAKPIENNAPFGQPAPSQTGQLLPAGSVGALGGVPLPQAPQGVPQLPVPVGVGPVGVGVPDQLPQAPQGQVGYEEPPQQAVAINQPFSSVNQPQPFGGVGNYQQQPLVDNNPFDSGSSRESSFKFGVVLVFEVILLAYFGLLL
- the LOC122658956 gene encoding protein PSK SIMULATOR 2-like — encoded protein: MGGICSAELSNSDEEDDSDYTEDRKRVKNSGKKTKDDLLFSDVDDNEMVQPKSDPAVLPLSFSGEPKPSPPARTASSKVPQMSSVLGKAGFVGLERAVEALDTLRSSVSNLNASTGFNSGMAFKKNKISILAFEVANTIVKGVTLLQSLSKGNIQFLKREILHSDGVQQLISTDLEELLSIAAADKREEFDVFSREVIRFGNLCKNPQWHNLGLYFLNLDSEISTRGQIKQEVEMTMQELETLALNTAELYHELHTLDRFEKDYQRKMEELESLHITQKGENLMILRSELKQQRKLVRSLEKKSLWSKNLEEVMGKLVDIVTFIHKEIMEAFGNKGTALISKDVIHKSERLGVCGLALHYANIISQIDRIVARPSSLPPNARDTLYHALPPSVKTVLRSQLQPFQAKEELTIAQIKDELEKILKWLVPVAANTNKAHKAFGWVGEWANNCSEFNKRTSAPNNPLRLQTLYHADREKTDLCIIELVTWLHRLISHVRPRDYGFKLHMPVRSPTRNALFLRTVTQRGSLQVLNNGQINTKALILQPETHQSSSPMHINSLHLQPETHRTSSTVNINGQPNSKVSLQLLQPKTQQVSSPVNEDGKTNSQVLPQLLQLESQQCFSKVHNYSETNIKNPHSQPERQQGSPPLMRNNSKINKAAKLSQEDRDLLEVKWRKLVPRIRKNHELGAGKKKGKQGLKPTRSNLSCPVNLVHHKTPRVPGLM